In the Verrucomicrobiia bacterium genome, one interval contains:
- a CDS encoding alpha/beta hydrolase: MHWTAKGPGGGRGCGLALGLALAAWTSAWAAEPEAIRLWPGGAPEPGPLNLGAERDTTRETDGLIAGRRVVRLGNVLEPTLQVYRPPADRDTGAAVLVCPGGGYHILALDLEGTEVCEWLNSIGVTGVLLKYRVPRRADTERYRVAVQDGQRAMGILRERAGEWGIDPGRIGVLGFSAGGHLAAVLSTGTGRLYERVDAADDRSFRPDFAVLVYPGYLTVREEGDRVAPELPVSGETAPTFLVMTQDDPVRMENVLHYALALQAAKVPLELHVYPKGGHGYGLRRTELPVTRWPDRVEEWMRAGGWIR; this comes from the coding sequence ATGCATTGGACTGCGAAAGGTCCGGGGGGCGGCAGGGGATGCGGGCTGGCGTTGGGGCTGGCGTTGGCGGCTTGGACGTCGGCGTGGGCGGCGGAACCGGAGGCGATCCGGTTGTGGCCGGGGGGCGCACCGGAACCGGGTCCGCTGAACCTGGGGGCCGAGAGGGACACGACACGGGAGACCGACGGGTTGATTGCTGGGCGGCGGGTGGTGCGGCTGGGCAATGTGCTGGAACCGACCCTGCAGGTGTATCGGCCGCCGGCGGATCGGGACACCGGGGCGGCGGTGCTGGTGTGTCCTGGGGGCGGCTATCACATTCTGGCGCTCGACCTGGAGGGGACGGAGGTGTGCGAGTGGTTGAACTCGATCGGGGTGACGGGGGTGTTGTTGAAGTATCGGGTGCCGCGCCGGGCGGACACCGAGCGGTATCGGGTGGCGGTGCAGGATGGGCAGCGGGCGATGGGAATACTGAGGGAGCGGGCGGGCGAATGGGGAATCGATCCCGGGCGGATCGGGGTGCTGGGGTTTTCGGCGGGAGGCCATCTGGCGGCGGTGTTGAGCACGGGAACCGGACGGTTGTATGAGCGGGTGGACGCCGCGGATGACCGGAGTTTCCGGCCGGACTTCGCCGTCCTGGTGTATCCCGGCTACCTGACGGTTCGCGAGGAGGGGGACCGGGTGGCTCCGGAACTGCCTGTGAGTGGGGAAACGGCGCCAACGTTCCTGGTGATGACCCAGGACGACCCGGTCCGGATGGAGAATGTGCTGCATTACGCTCTCGCGTTGCAGGCGGCGAAAGTGCCTTTGGAACTGCATGTCTATCCGAAGGGCGGGCACGGGTACGGGTTGCGGCGCACGGAATTGCCGGTGACGCGGTGGCCGGACCGGGTGGAGGAGTGGATGCGGGCGGGTGGGTGGATCCGGTAG